Proteins from one Bacillota bacterium genomic window:
- a CDS encoding aminotransferase class I/II-fold pyridoxal phosphate-dependent enzyme, with protein sequence MEGRRATATERLELDRNENPYPWPRPWIEELAGRLARRGPARYPGGRGALEAELVRYARESAGAGPAGEAPAAELAAVATNGSDEALQAAVLAFTRPGEAVVYLEPGFGMYPRVAEVTGRRPRPVALGPRWQVDGAALRAALEEERAAGREVLAILCRPNNPTGHLWPLEEVEAAAETGAWVLVDEAYFEFAGETALGLVARHPRLLVARTFSKAFGMAGLRLGYVLGRPEAVDRLRAVLAPYSVNTVAVEAGRMLLEPERLAQVRRWIAALVAERERLAAELERIPGLAVVPSRTNFLLVEVNPAGSGWEAVRLWRALADRGVLLRYLGGEVERLRAALRWSVARPEEDERALEVLRRLVGLREVAG encoded by the coding sequence GTGGAGGGAAGGAGAGCGACGGCGACGGAGAGGCTGGAGCTGGACCGGAACGAGAACCCCTACCCCTGGCCCCGGCCGTGGATCGAGGAACTGGCGGGACGCCTGGCCCGGCGCGGACCCGCGCGCTACCCGGGCGGGCGGGGGGCGCTGGAGGCGGAGCTGGTCCGCTACGCCCGCGAGTCGGCGGGCGCCGGCCCGGCGGGGGAGGCGCCCGCAGCGGAGCTGGCGGCGGTGGCCACCAACGGCTCGGACGAGGCGCTCCAGGCGGCGGTCCTCGCCTTCACCCGGCCCGGAGAGGCCGTGGTCTACCTGGAGCCGGGATTCGGCATGTACCCGCGGGTGGCCGAGGTGACCGGGCGGCGCCCGCGGCCCGTCGCCCTGGGGCCGCGCTGGCAGGTGGACGGCGCCGCCCTCCGGGCCGCCCTGGAAGAGGAGCGGGCGGCGGGCAGGGAGGTGCTCGCCATCCTCTGCCGGCCCAACAACCCCACCGGGCACCTCTGGCCGCTGGAGGAGGTGGAGGCGGCGGCGGAGACCGGCGCCTGGGTTCTGGTGGACGAGGCCTACTTCGAGTTCGCGGGGGAGACCGCCCTGGGCCTGGTGGCCCGCCACCCGCGGCTCCTGGTCGCCCGCACCTTCTCCAAGGCCTTCGGAATGGCGGGCCTCCGCCTGGGCTACGTCCTGGGGAGGCCCGAGGCGGTCGACCGCCTGCGCGCGGTGCTGGCGCCCTACAGCGTCAACACCGTCGCCGTCGAGGCGGGGCGCATGCTCCTGGAGCCGGAGCGGCTCGCGCAGGTCCGCCGCTGGATTGCCGCCCTGGTGGCGGAAAGGGAGCGCCTGGCGGCGGAGCTGGAGCGGATCCCGGGGCTGGCGGTGGTGCCCAGCCGGACCAACTTCCTCCTGGTCGAGGTGAACCCGGCGGGGAGCGGCTGGGAGGCGGTGCGGCTCTGGCGGGCCCTGGCCGACCGGGGCGTGCTCCTGCGCTACCTGGGCGGCGAGGTGGAGCGGCTGCGCGCGGCGCTCCGCTGGAGCGTCGCCCGTCCGGAGGAGGACGAGCGGGCGCTGGAGGTGCTCCGCCGGCTGGTGGGGCTCCGGGAGGTGGCGGGATGA
- the hisB gene encoding imidazoleglycerol-phosphate dehydratase HisB: MRPEEPGAPGAGAAPRRATVERVTRETRIRLALDLDGEGSASLRTGLPFFEHLLDAFARHGLFDLEVEAEGDLEVDAHHTVEDVGLCLGRALGEALGDHAGIRRFGWAAPPMDETLVLAAVDLSGRPFLDWGVEVAPRAFGLFHSDLAAEFWRAFAAEGRMTLHLRTLAGAQPHHVLEATWKAAALALRQAVEPDPRRRGVPSTKGWIEH, from the coding sequence ATGAGGCCGGAGGAGCCGGGGGCGCCGGGGGCCGGGGCGGCGCCGCGCAGGGCGACGGTGGAGCGGGTGACCCGGGAGACGCGCATCCGCCTGGCGCTGGACCTCGACGGGGAGGGCTCCGCCTCGCTCCGCACCGGCCTGCCCTTCTTCGAGCACCTGCTGGACGCATTCGCCCGCCACGGTCTCTTCGACCTGGAGGTGGAGGCGGAGGGCGACCTGGAGGTGGACGCCCACCATACGGTGGAAGACGTCGGCCTCTGTCTGGGCCGGGCACTGGGGGAGGCGCTGGGCGACCACGCCGGCATCCGCCGCTTCGGCTGGGCGGCGCCGCCGATGGACGAGACGCTGGTGCTGGCGGCCGTCGACCTCTCCGGCCGTCCCTTCCTCGACTGGGGGGTGGAGGTGGCACCGCGCGCCTTCGGCCTCTTCCACAGCGACCTGGCGGCGGAGTTCTGGCGCGCCTTCGCCGCCGAGGGGCGGATGACGCTCCACCTGCGGACGCTGGCCGGCGCGCAGCCCCACCACGTGCTGGAGGCCACCTGGAAGGCGGCCGCCCTGGCGCTCCGCCAGGCGGTGGAGCCGGACCCGCGCCGCCGGGGGGTCCCTTCCACCAAGGGCTGGATCGAACACTGA
- the hisH gene encoding imidazole glycerol phosphate synthase subunit HisH — MAALSLAVIDAGVGNLFSLGAALDAVGASWRLVGVDEAGAGERLAAADGILLPGVGAFAPAMERLRRSGVAESVRRLAEEGMPVMGICLGFQLLFQGSEEGASDPGHPLPGLGLLPGVVRRLPPGDPVPHVGWSPVHWEGEPPAPLEGTGRGEPFYFVHSYAVAVEAAGPPAGDLRWAWAEYNGLRLAAVAAGGNLWGSQFHPEKSGPAGLALLGRFARRCGC, encoded by the coding sequence GTGGCGGCGCTGTCTCTGGCCGTGATCGACGCCGGCGTCGGCAACCTGTTCAGCCTGGGCGCCGCGCTGGACGCGGTGGGCGCGTCCTGGCGCCTGGTCGGCGTGGACGAGGCGGGTGCGGGGGAGCGGCTCGCCGCCGCCGACGGCATCCTCCTCCCCGGCGTGGGCGCCTTCGCCCCCGCCATGGAGCGCCTCCGCCGGAGCGGCGTGGCGGAGAGCGTCCGGCGGCTGGCGGAGGAGGGGATGCCGGTGATGGGCATCTGCCTCGGCTTCCAGCTCCTCTTCCAGGGGTCGGAGGAAGGAGCTTCCGACCCCGGCCACCCCCTTCCCGGGCTCGGCCTCCTCCCCGGCGTGGTCCGTCGGCTTCCTCCCGGCGATCCCGTGCCCCACGTGGGTTGGAGCCCCGTCCACTGGGAGGGGGAGCCCCCTGCCCCGCTGGAGGGCACCGGGCGGGGCGAGCCCTTCTACTTCGTCCACAGCTACGCGGTCGCGGTCGAGGCGGCCGGCCCGCCCGCGGGCGACCTCCGCTGGGCCTGGGCGGAGTACAACGGCCTCCGCCTGGCGGCGGTCGCCGCCGGGGGCAACCTCTGGGGCAGCCAGTTCCACCCGGAGAAGAGCGGCCCGGCCGGGCTCGCCCTGCTGGGCCGGTTCGCGAGGCGGTGCGGATGCTGA
- a CDS encoding 1-(5-phosphoribosyl)-5-[(5-phosphoribosylamino)methylideneamino] imidazole-4-carboxamide isomerase produces MLIVPAIDLLEGRAVRLRQGDFDRPLFALDPLEAARRWQAEGAPRLHVVDLEGARLGRPAQLPLVERIAALGVPVELGGGLRRREDLEAAFAAGVSRVILGTAAVRDPELLAAAVARWGAERVTAQLDLRAGRPATAAWLREEALEPRALLSRWREAGLREVLLSDVSRDGTLAGFDPAPYLEVLPGGLAWWAAGGFAGQEDVERAATLEDRGLRGLVVGRALYEGRIRLGGGPT; encoded by the coding sequence ATGCTGATCGTGCCCGCCATCGATCTGCTGGAGGGGCGCGCGGTCCGCCTCCGGCAAGGCGACTTCGACCGGCCGCTCTTCGCCCTCGACCCGCTCGAGGCGGCGCGCCGCTGGCAGGCGGAAGGCGCCCCGCGCCTGCACGTGGTCGACCTGGAGGGCGCCCGGCTGGGCCGTCCCGCGCAGCTTCCCCTGGTGGAGCGGATCGCCGCGCTGGGCGTGCCCGTGGAGCTGGGCGGCGGCCTGCGGCGCCGGGAGGATCTCGAGGCCGCCTTCGCCGCCGGCGTCTCGCGGGTCATCCTGGGCACGGCCGCCGTCCGGGATCCCGAGCTGCTGGCGGCGGCGGTGGCCCGCTGGGGCGCGGAGCGCGTCACGGCCCAGCTCGACCTGCGCGCCGGCCGCCCGGCCACGGCCGCCTGGCTGCGGGAGGAAGCGCTGGAGCCCCGCGCCCTCCTCTCCCGGTGGCGGGAGGCGGGTCTCCGGGAGGTCCTGCTGAGCGACGTCTCCCGCGACGGGACGCTGGCCGGCTTCGACCCGGCGCCCTATCTGGAGGTGCTGCCCGGGGGCCTCGCCTGGTGGGCGGCAGGAGGCTTCGCCGGCCAGGAGGACGTCGAGCGGGCGGCCACGCTGGAGGATCGCGGGCTGCGCGGGCTCGTCGTCGGCCGCGCCCTCTACGAAGGGCGCATCCGCCTGGGAGGTGGTCCGACGTGA
- the hisF gene encoding imidazole glycerol phosphate synthase subunit HisF — translation MTWYRRIIPCLDVRDGRVVKGIRFENLRDAGDPAELAARYGEEGADEVVFLDVSASREGRGPLLDAVRRTARRLFVPLTVGGGVRRLEDVEALLRAGADKVSVNTAAVRRPELIEEAARRFGSQCVVVAIDARPAPVGAGFRWEVVVEGGRQATGLDAVAWAEEAVRRGAGEILLTSVARDGTGQGYDLELTAAVADRVEVPVIASGGAGEADHFVQLFRRTRAAAALAASRFHFGEMGLGELKATLAAAGVPVRPAPVRPASRKPDQMPPRRARPVDPAAVRWDERGLCPVVVQNAESGQLLMLAWADRVALERTLREGRAWFWSRSRQRLWRKGESSGHGQRVLEVSLDCDGDALLYRVLPEGPACHLGTASCWGDPPAGFLDELERLVDERLRQMPPGSYVAGLARRGDERLRQKVGEEAVEVVLAAGQGRRRLIEESADLLFHLLLLLRREGASWSDLLAELRERHALRTAGPIERGQGVTRPGGSPEPGERPGRLPASSGI, via the coding sequence GTGACCTGGTACCGCCGCATCATTCCCTGCCTCGACGTCAGGGACGGGCGGGTGGTGAAGGGGATCCGCTTCGAGAACCTGCGCGACGCGGGCGATCCCGCCGAACTGGCCGCGCGCTACGGCGAGGAAGGTGCCGACGAGGTGGTCTTCCTCGACGTCAGCGCCTCCCGGGAGGGGCGCGGCCCCCTGCTGGACGCCGTCCGCCGCACCGCGCGCCGGCTCTTCGTCCCGCTCACCGTCGGCGGCGGGGTGCGGCGGCTGGAGGACGTGGAGGCGCTGCTCCGGGCCGGTGCGGACAAGGTCTCCGTCAACACCGCCGCCGTCCGCCGCCCCGAGCTGATCGAGGAGGCCGCCCGCCGCTTCGGCTCCCAGTGCGTGGTGGTGGCCATCGACGCCCGCCCGGCACCCGTCGGCGCCGGCTTCCGCTGGGAGGTGGTGGTGGAGGGCGGGCGCCAGGCGACCGGGCTGGACGCGGTCGCCTGGGCGGAGGAGGCGGTCCGCCGGGGCGCCGGCGAGATCCTGCTCACCTCGGTGGCCCGCGACGGGACCGGGCAGGGGTACGACCTGGAGCTGACCGCGGCCGTCGCAGACCGGGTCGAGGTGCCGGTGATCGCCTCCGGCGGCGCCGGGGAGGCCGACCACTTCGTCCAGCTCTTCCGCCGAACGCGCGCCGCGGCGGCGCTGGCCGCCTCCCGGTTCCACTTCGGCGAGATGGGCCTGGGTGAGCTGAAGGCGACGCTGGCGGCGGCGGGCGTCCCGGTCCGTCCGGCACCCGTCCGCCCCGCCTCCCGGAAGCCGGACCAGATGCCGCCGCGCCGGGCGCGGCCTGTCGACCCGGCGGCGGTCCGCTGGGACGAGCGCGGCCTCTGCCCGGTGGTGGTCCAGAACGCGGAGAGCGGGCAGCTCCTGATGCTCGCCTGGGCCGACCGGGTGGCGCTGGAGCGGACGCTCCGCGAGGGCCGCGCCTGGTTCTGGAGCCGGTCCCGGCAGCGGCTCTGGAGGAAGGGCGAGAGCTCGGGACACGGCCAGCGCGTCCTGGAGGTGTCGCTGGACTGCGACGGCGACGCGCTCCTCTACCGGGTCCTGCCCGAGGGGCCGGCCTGCCACCTGGGCACGGCCAGCTGCTGGGGGGACCCGCCCGCGGGCTTCCTCGACGAGCTGGAGCGGCTGGTCGACGAGCGGCTCCGGCAGATGCCCCCCGGCTCCTACGTGGCCGGGCTCGCCCGGCGCGGCGACGAGCGGCTCCGCCAGAAAGTGGGCGAGGAGGCGGTGGAGGTGGTCCTGGCGGCCGGCCAGGGCCGGCGGCGCCTGATCGAGGAGAGCGCCGACCTCCTCTTCCACCTGCTCCTCCTCCTGCGCCGCGAGGGCGCGAGCTGGAGCGACCTCCTGGCCGAGCTCCGGGAGCGGCACGCGCTGCGCACGGCCGGCCCGATCGAGCGGGGACAGGGGGTGACCCGGCCGGGAGGTTCGCCGGAGCCGGGCGAGCGCCCGGGCCGTCTCCCCGCCTCGAGCGGGATATGA
- the lipB gene encoding lipoyl(octanoyl) transferase LipB: protein MSDPREAWWVRLREPRPYRAVWELQKRIHAARVAARVPDVLLVLEHRPVVTLGRAGGKQHLLLPQEEFQRRGVELVESDRGGDVTYHGPGQLVAYFLVGLETVDGDVARLVRQVEEVAIRVADRFGVRSGRWAGYPGAWCGPEKLAAVGMRIREGVSLHGMALNVENDLAPFGWIVPCGIEGHGATSLSREAGRRIPLDQVVPVFVEEAAAVFGWRLRPLEEADLAALLGAGSGSDGQAERAVLD from the coding sequence ATGAGCGACCCGCGGGAGGCCTGGTGGGTCAGGCTGCGGGAACCGCGGCCCTACCGGGCGGTGTGGGAGCTCCAGAAGCGGATCCACGCCGCCCGGGTGGCGGCCCGGGTGCCTGACGTGCTGCTGGTGCTCGAGCACCGGCCGGTGGTCACCCTGGGGCGGGCCGGCGGCAAGCAGCACCTCCTCCTCCCCCAGGAAGAGTTCCAGCGGCGGGGGGTGGAGCTGGTCGAGTCCGACCGCGGCGGGGACGTCACCTACCACGGACCGGGCCAGCTGGTCGCCTACTTCCTGGTGGGTCTGGAGACGGTGGACGGTGATGTGGCCCGCCTCGTCCGCCAGGTGGAAGAGGTCGCGATCCGCGTGGCGGACCGCTTCGGGGTCCGCTCGGGGCGTTGGGCCGGCTACCCGGGCGCCTGGTGCGGACCGGAGAAGCTGGCTGCGGTGGGCATGCGCATCCGGGAGGGCGTCAGCCTCCATGGCATGGCGCTCAACGTGGAGAACGATCTGGCGCCGTTCGGCTGGATCGTCCCCTGCGGCATCGAAGGCCACGGCGCCACCTCGCTCAGCCGGGAGGCGGGGCGGCGGATCCCCCTCGACCAGGTGGTGCCGGTCTTCGTGGAGGAGGCCGCCGCGGTCTTCGGATGGCGGCTCCGGCCGCTGGAGGAGGCGGACCTGGCCGCGCTCCTGGGCGCCGGGAGCGGATCCGATGGACAGGCCGAGCGGGCGGTGTTAGACTGA